The following proteins come from a genomic window of Sphaerisporangium rubeum:
- a CDS encoding dynamin family protein → MAVGGQINAGKSTLVNALLGRDVAPTGETECTFVVARYMPSHQDRVVVTPRVGDPYEVLTGPRGGLPVRDGGLGRAPGEVAWVDVEFSGGEMPLACVLVDTPGLNSPNHDDDGSIAALGDADAVLYVMPHPGEDDAKAFMEIRDGVDASLAGRSGRIGVISQVDRLPKDPRKDPWTLASQLAATYGERLRAEVSAVVPVVGLLAETALGAEFTERDAELVRLLARHDPGEVYEALYDDDEFRHWEDGPLEAGERSRLLGMLGIHGLCLCVEHVRNGAMGSYRLLAHLRERSGVDRLVETVRSSLGPRTDWLRAASALTRLTEAAWRDRNGEWLLDAVEELRRLPVFARGALREALWEVESGRLRLDAGDVEALRLLVSRASPGEALGLPPGAGRADVARAAGWETTRWRYVEQDPTRPPRLRRFAGTARRLCEGYHPDMRR, encoded by the coding sequence GTGGCGGTCGGGGGGCAGATCAACGCCGGCAAGTCGACGTTGGTGAACGCGTTGCTCGGCCGGGATGTCGCGCCTACGGGGGAGACCGAGTGCACCTTTGTGGTGGCTCGGTACATGCCTTCTCATCAGGACCGGGTGGTGGTGACGCCTCGGGTCGGTGACCCGTACGAGGTGCTCACGGGGCCGCGTGGGGGATTGCCGGTGCGGGACGGGGGGCTCGGTCGTGCGCCGGGGGAGGTGGCGTGGGTGGATGTCGAGTTCTCCGGTGGGGAGATGCCGCTCGCTTGCGTGCTGGTCGACACGCCGGGGCTCAACTCGCCGAACCATGACGACGACGGTTCGATCGCGGCGCTGGGGGACGCGGACGCCGTGCTGTACGTCATGCCGCATCCGGGTGAGGACGACGCCAAGGCCTTCATGGAGATACGCGACGGCGTGGATGCCTCTCTGGCCGGACGTTCCGGACGGATCGGGGTGATCAGTCAGGTCGACCGGCTGCCGAAGGACCCGAGGAAGGACCCGTGGACCCTGGCGTCGCAGTTGGCCGCGACCTACGGAGAGCGGCTGCGTGCGGAGGTGAGCGCGGTCGTGCCGGTCGTGGGTCTGCTGGCGGAGACGGCGCTCGGCGCCGAGTTCACCGAACGCGACGCCGAGCTGGTGCGGCTGCTGGCCAGGCACGACCCCGGGGAGGTGTACGAGGCGCTGTACGACGACGACGAGTTCCGTCACTGGGAGGACGGGCCGCTGGAGGCGGGGGAACGTTCCCGGCTGCTGGGCATGCTCGGCATCCACGGTCTGTGCCTGTGTGTCGAGCACGTCAGGAACGGCGCCATGGGCTCCTACCGGTTGCTGGCACACCTGCGTGAACGTTCCGGTGTCGACCGGCTGGTCGAGACGGTGCGGAGTTCCCTCGGCCCGCGGACGGACTGGCTGCGCGCCGCGTCCGCGCTGACGCGGCTCACCGAGGCCGCGTGGCGGGATCGGAACGGAGAGTGGCTGCTCGACGCGGTGGAGGAACTGCGCCGGCTGCCGGTCTTCGCGCGCGGCGCGCTGCGCGAGGCGCTGTGGGAGGTGGAGAGTGGCCGGCTGCGTCTCGACGCCGGCGACGTCGAGGCGCTTCGCCTGCTGGTCTCGCGCGCCTCACCCGGGGAGGCCCTCGGCTTGCCTCCAGGCGCCGGCCGCGCCGATGTGGCGCGTGCGGCGGGATGGGAGACGACCCGCTGGCGGTATGTCGAGCAGGATCCGACGCGGCCGCCGAGGCTGCGCCGCTTCGCGGGGACCGCGAGGCGATTGTGCGAGGGCTACCACCCTGACATGCGGCGATGA
- a CDS encoding PQQ-binding-like beta-propeller repeat protein: MDDRTTVAGWQLAIDFGTCNTAAATLYDGRVEPLELEPGTGRNFPSVVLLGDGDDGIVVGTEALNSAEVTPERVVRLPKRELRAESHTLVDGERIETADLVAAIFRKVLDTARRKFAFTGQGPERVVLTHPARWPDDARDRLAVAAERAGLGTVDFMPEPVAAARWYLRLRDLAVGEYVVVYDLGGGTFDTAVLRRGPDGFEVCGVPRGREDIGGEDFDQALLEVVREHAHRRDPRAEYAVWEGRDWQSRMWRDKWAKKITQAKESLSERVRYLIREEGFYDPGIEVTRQEFEQAITRMVSRTVDELAAAIREVTADGAGVDTVYLTGGSSAIPLIRRMIGERSEGRVEAVVAAEPKAAVSLGALTGLPGTETAPGRPRLWRAEVTGRPGAPVLAGEVLYVGTDEGLIYALRAATGGQVWQTAVCAPVTSPAVHGDRLYVGDADGRLTAFAVVNGKRRWFHYLGRSVHRRPVTAAPVVDGGHVYVGTREQGLYKYTLDGGHVWTYGIAGVDGGAPVVAQGLVFAGSESGRVTAIDAHLAQRRMKRRLPGGAVSGSLAVTARHVFAADAGGTLHAVERAANNPVTWARDVGVPPGTGPVFDRGRVYVGTAEGRLLALDAVTGDERASLPAGGPVTATPVIRDTTAYVVAGDKLTAVDLDTGATRWTTVAAGPVTGPPAVGPFFAYVAVTTGHIEAVDLVTGATAP, from the coding sequence ATGGATGATCGTACGACGGTGGCCGGCTGGCAGCTCGCCATCGACTTCGGCACGTGCAACACGGCCGCGGCCACCCTGTACGACGGCCGTGTCGAACCGCTGGAACTGGAACCCGGCACCGGCAGGAACTTTCCTTCCGTGGTGCTGCTCGGCGACGGCGACGACGGCATCGTGGTCGGCACCGAGGCGCTCAACTCCGCGGAGGTCACACCGGAGCGCGTCGTCCGGCTGCCGAAACGCGAGCTTCGCGCCGAGTCGCACACTCTGGTGGACGGTGAGAGGATCGAGACGGCCGACCTCGTCGCCGCGATCTTCCGCAAGGTGCTGGACACGGCGCGGCGGAAGTTCGCGTTCACCGGCCAGGGCCCCGAGCGGGTCGTGCTCACCCACCCGGCCCGCTGGCCCGACGACGCGCGGGACCGGCTGGCCGTCGCGGCGGAACGCGCGGGTCTCGGCACGGTGGACTTCATGCCGGAGCCGGTCGCCGCGGCCCGCTGGTACCTGCGGCTGCGTGACCTCGCCGTCGGCGAGTACGTCGTGGTGTACGACCTCGGCGGCGGCACGTTCGACACCGCGGTGCTGCGCCGCGGCCCCGACGGGTTCGAGGTGTGCGGCGTGCCGCGCGGCCGTGAGGACATCGGCGGCGAGGACTTCGACCAGGCGCTGCTCGAAGTGGTGCGCGAGCACGCGCACAGGCGCGATCCGCGTGCCGAGTACGCCGTGTGGGAGGGCCGGGACTGGCAGTCCCGGATGTGGCGGGACAAGTGGGCCAAGAAGATCACTCAGGCCAAGGAGAGCCTGTCGGAGCGTGTCCGGTACCTGATCCGTGAGGAAGGCTTCTACGACCCCGGCATCGAGGTCACCCGTCAGGAGTTCGAGCAGGCGATCACCCGCATGGTGAGCAGGACGGTGGACGAGCTGGCCGCGGCCATCCGCGAGGTCACCGCGGACGGCGCCGGTGTCGACACCGTCTACCTGACCGGTGGTTCGAGCGCCATCCCGCTGATCAGGCGGATGATCGGCGAACGGTCCGAAGGCCGGGTCGAGGCGGTGGTCGCCGCCGAGCCGAAGGCCGCGGTGTCGCTCGGCGCGCTGACCGGCCTGCCGGGGACCGAGACGGCCCCGGGACGGCCGAGGCTCTGGCGGGCCGAGGTGACCGGCCGTCCCGGGGCCCCGGTGCTGGCGGGTGAGGTGCTGTACGTCGGCACCGACGAGGGGTTGATCTACGCGCTGAGGGCCGCGACCGGCGGACAGGTGTGGCAGACGGCCGTCTGCGCGCCGGTCACCTCCCCGGCCGTGCACGGTGACCGGCTGTACGTCGGTGACGCCGACGGCCGGCTGACGGCGTTCGCCGTCGTGAACGGCAAGCGGCGCTGGTTCCACTACCTCGGCCGCTCGGTGCACCGCAGGCCCGTCACCGCGGCCCCCGTCGTGGACGGCGGTCACGTCTACGTCGGCACCCGCGAGCAGGGCCTGTACAAGTACACGCTCGACGGCGGCCACGTGTGGACCTACGGCATCGCCGGGGTGGACGGCGGCGCGCCTGTGGTGGCGCAGGGCCTGGTGTTCGCCGGCAGCGAGTCGGGACGGGTGACGGCCATCGACGCGCACCTCGCGCAGCGGCGCATGAAACGCCGCCTGCCGGGTGGCGCGGTCTCCGGCTCCCTGGCCGTGACCGCCAGGCATGTGTTCGCCGCCGACGCCGGCGGCACGCTGCACGCGGTGGAACGTGCGGCGAACAACCCTGTCACCTGGGCCCGCGACGTCGGCGTGCCGCCGGGAACCGGTCCGGTCTTCGACCGCGGCCGCGTGTACGTGGGGACGGCCGAAGGCCGCCTGCTGGCGCTGGACGCCGTGACGGGGGACGAGCGCGCGTCGTTGCCCGCGGGTGGTCCGGTGACGGCGACACCGGTGATACGGGACACGACCGCGTATGTCGTCGCGGGAGACAAGCTCACGGCGGTGGACCTCGACACCGGCGCCACGCGCTGGACCACCGTCGCCGCCGGCCCCGTCACGGGCCCGCCTGCCGTCGGTCCCTTCTTCGCCTACGTCGCCGTCACCACCGGCCACATCGAAGCCGTCGACCTCGTCACGGGAGCCACGGCTCCATGA
- a CDS encoding NUDIX hydrolase: MYVTVDLVIFTVLQDALQVLLIERGNEPYLGRWALPGGYVRDAETLDEAALRELDEETGIDGRRLHLEQLRAYSDPHRDPRGRIITVAYLALGPELPLPTAGTDARAARWIPVTSLVDSQGTLAFDHDVILRDALEQARSRLEYSTVAAAFCPEPFTVGDLRHVYEVIWGVALDPSNFRRKVTHAESFLVPTGERRYPEVGRPAALYRRGAARLLIPPLLRSSDVTGTGTSRVAAVRRER, from the coding sequence ATGTACGTGACCGTCGACCTGGTCATCTTCACCGTCCTGCAGGATGCCCTTCAGGTGCTTCTGATCGAGCGAGGCAACGAGCCGTACCTCGGCCGATGGGCCCTGCCTGGTGGGTACGTACGCGACGCGGAGACTCTGGACGAGGCCGCGCTGCGCGAACTGGACGAGGAGACGGGGATCGACGGACGGCGCCTCCATCTGGAACAACTGCGTGCCTACAGCGACCCGCATCGTGATCCCCGCGGCAGGATCATCACCGTCGCCTATCTGGCGCTCGGCCCGGAACTCCCCCTTCCGACGGCCGGTACAGACGCACGAGCCGCACGTTGGATCCCCGTCACATCACTGGTGGACTCGCAGGGAACACTCGCGTTCGACCACGACGTCATCCTGAGGGACGCGCTGGAGCAGGCCAGGTCACGGCTGGAGTACAGCACAGTGGCCGCGGCCTTCTGTCCCGAGCCGTTCACCGTCGGCGACCTGCGTCACGTGTACGAGGTGATCTGGGGGGTGGCGCTGGACCCCAGCAACTTCCGCCGCAAAGTGACCCACGCGGAGTCGTTCTTGGTGCCGACCGGTGAGCGTCGGTATCCAGAAGTGGGGCGTCCGGCGGCGCTCTACCGGAGAGGTGCGGCGCGGCTGCTGATACCGCCGTTGCTGCGTTCGAGCGACGTCACCGGCACCGGCACGTCGCGGGTCGCGGCCGTGCGGAGGGAGCGGTAG
- a CDS encoding exonuclease SbcCD subunit D C-terminal domain-containing protein: MKILHTADWHVGKVLKGRTRVDEHRAVLGELVDLARREDVDAVIVAGDLFDTSAPTPEAQSLVLPTLMRLREDGRDVVVLAGNHDHPQLLEVYRPVLGALGIHVVGTFRRPDQGGTLAFRARSGEDVRLAVLPFLSHRYVVRAAEVLTGGATDHNRDYAARIGLLIGALTKGFSAGTVNLVTTHGTLPSGTFGGGEREAQSIFSYYFEATAFPVSTQYAALGHLHRRQRVAGPCPIWYSGSPIAVDFGEERNTPGALLVNVEPGRPAVVLEAAITSARAMATVRGTLGELEAMAPGLEETWLRVVVAEKPRPGLAETVRSILPGALDVTLDERFRPVRAVRATGGTATRGPMELFHDYLTATGRGDEQVEKLFHRLYDEVSG; encoded by the coding sequence GTGAAGATCCTGCACACCGCCGACTGGCACGTCGGCAAGGTCCTCAAGGGACGGACCCGCGTCGACGAGCACCGCGCCGTGCTCGGGGAACTGGTCGACCTGGCCCGCCGCGAGGACGTCGACGCCGTCATCGTCGCCGGCGACCTGTTCGACACCTCGGCCCCCACCCCCGAGGCGCAGTCACTGGTGCTCCCCACCCTGATGCGGCTGCGCGAGGACGGCCGTGACGTCGTGGTGCTCGCCGGCAACCACGACCACCCCCAGCTGCTCGAGGTCTACCGGCCGGTCCTCGGCGCGCTCGGCATCCACGTCGTCGGCACGTTCCGCAGACCCGACCAGGGTGGCACGCTGGCGTTCCGCGCGAGGTCCGGCGAGGACGTCCGCCTCGCCGTGCTGCCGTTCCTGTCCCACCGGTACGTCGTGCGCGCCGCCGAGGTGCTCACCGGCGGCGCCACCGACCACAACCGCGACTACGCCGCGCGCATCGGCCTGCTCATCGGCGCGCTCACCAAGGGCTTCTCCGCCGGCACCGTCAACCTCGTCACCACACACGGCACCCTGCCGAGCGGCACGTTCGGCGGCGGCGAGCGCGAGGCGCAGTCCATCTTCTCCTACTACTTCGAGGCCACCGCGTTCCCCGTCTCCACCCAGTACGCCGCGCTCGGCCACCTGCATCGCCGCCAGCGCGTCGCCGGCCCCTGCCCCATCTGGTACAGCGGCTCGCCGATCGCCGTCGACTTCGGCGAGGAACGCAACACCCCCGGAGCCCTGCTGGTGAACGTCGAGCCCGGCCGTCCCGCCGTCGTCCTCGAGGCCGCGATCACCTCGGCCCGCGCCATGGCCACCGTGCGCGGCACCCTCGGCGAGCTCGAGGCCATGGCCCCGGGGCTTGAGGAGACCTGGCTGCGGGTGGTGGTCGCCGAGAAACCCCGGCCAGGTCTCGCCGAGACCGTGCGGAGCATCCTGCCCGGCGCGCTGGACGTCACGCTGGACGAGCGGTTCCGTCCCGTCCGGGCCGTCCGCGCGACCGGCGGGACCGCCACGCGCGGCCCGATGGAGCTGTTCCACGACTATCTCACCGCCACCGGCCGCGGCGACGAGCAGGTCGAGAAGCTCTTTCACCGGCTGTACGACGAGGTGAGCGGCTGA
- a CDS encoding AAA family ATPase, with protein sequence MRPLLLHLDNFGSFREPATVDFTDVDYFALVGPTGAGKSTVIDAVCFALYGTVPRWNNENAIAHALAPSAVDGKVALVFETGNRRHAVVRALRRDARGRVHTREARIDELDPEVPAAAGLTEVTSAVLRPVAEGEAVAAEVQRVTGLAYKFFTQCVVLPQGRFAEFLHAQPRERQDLLVQLLDAGVYDQVRERATREEAVARQAAALARDQLTRLPDADEAAERAAAGRLSALRGFAGAVRTDVETLRGLDDALRKAWEQRTEAARRLAPLDALAMPREVPVLAATLRDIGAEVEARAAELHRLDAEEQHAHEELAKLGDKAALTAALRAIDEHERLTAAHTRAVSDAERAAGELSRLTAEAADAATALAAAERDRDRLRDAHAAADIGGRLIVGEPCPTCLRTVTELPHHPARTDLGTAQRVLAAALRAAEETRTRHGSAVTRAAVAARDADELAARIAGAPPPGDRDQIEAQLDAVKAAESTAARARRARSAARSAHDDARRRADEAHARSERAWRHLDTARDTVVTLGAPPVDRTDLRAAWAGLLTWRDRAAADERAALAAQDTELARIRAERDAYRVRLLNRLAEHDIAIAGDPTPQAIAEAVVTAVTRAEARLERIKENRRHARELAEQAAARDQEARVAHELAQLLRADAFERWLCAEALELLVAAASDTLRELSDGQYELALGTRNEIEVIDHAEAGMRRNVRTLSGGETFQAALALALALSEQVAGMGTTRGLDSIFLDEGFGTLDPATLDTVAATLERLATSGDRMVGLVTHVPALADRVPIRYEITRDQKGSHLRRATT encoded by the coding sequence ATGCGTCCCCTGCTGCTCCACCTGGACAATTTCGGCAGCTTCCGCGAGCCCGCCACCGTCGACTTCACCGACGTCGACTACTTCGCGCTGGTCGGCCCCACCGGCGCCGGCAAGAGCACCGTCATCGACGCCGTGTGCTTCGCGCTGTACGGCACGGTGCCGCGCTGGAACAACGAGAACGCCATCGCGCACGCGCTCGCGCCGTCCGCCGTGGACGGCAAGGTGGCCCTGGTGTTCGAGACGGGGAACCGCCGGCACGCCGTGGTCCGCGCGCTGCGCCGCGACGCGCGCGGCCGGGTGCACACCCGCGAGGCGCGCATCGACGAGCTCGACCCCGAGGTGCCGGCCGCCGCCGGGCTCACCGAGGTCACCTCGGCGGTGCTGCGGCCGGTCGCCGAGGGGGAGGCCGTCGCCGCCGAGGTGCAGCGCGTCACCGGCCTCGCCTACAAGTTCTTCACCCAGTGCGTCGTGCTGCCGCAGGGCAGGTTCGCCGAGTTCCTGCACGCGCAGCCCCGCGAACGCCAGGACCTGCTGGTGCAGCTCCTCGACGCCGGCGTGTACGACCAGGTGCGCGAGCGCGCCACCCGTGAGGAGGCCGTCGCCAGGCAGGCCGCCGCGCTCGCACGCGACCAGCTCACCCGGCTCCCCGACGCCGACGAGGCCGCCGAGCGTGCCGCCGCCGGCCGCCTGTCGGCGTTGCGCGGCTTCGCCGGCGCCGTCAGGACCGATGTCGAGACATTGCGCGGCCTGGACGACGCGCTGCGCAAGGCGTGGGAGCAGCGCACCGAGGCGGCCCGCCGCCTGGCGCCGCTCGACGCGCTCGCCATGCCCCGCGAGGTCCCCGTGCTGGCCGCGACCCTGCGCGACATCGGCGCCGAGGTCGAGGCCCGCGCCGCCGAGCTGCACCGGCTGGACGCCGAGGAGCAGCACGCGCACGAGGAGCTCGCCAAGCTCGGCGACAAGGCCGCGCTCACCGCCGCGCTGCGGGCCATCGACGAGCACGAGCGCCTCACCGCAGCGCACACGCGCGCGGTCTCCGACGCCGAGCGTGCGGCCGGTGAGCTGAGCCGTCTCACCGCCGAGGCCGCCGACGCCGCCACCGCGCTCGCCGCCGCCGAACGCGACCGCGACCGCCTGCGCGACGCGCACGCCGCCGCCGACATCGGCGGCAGGCTCATCGTCGGCGAGCCGTGCCCCACGTGCCTGCGCACCGTCACCGAGCTGCCCCACCACCCCGCGCGCACCGACCTCGGCACCGCGCAGCGTGTGCTGGCCGCGGCCCTGCGCGCCGCCGAGGAGACGAGGACCCGGCACGGCTCGGCCGTCACCCGCGCCGCCGTCGCCGCACGCGACGCCGACGAGCTGGCCGCGCGCATCGCCGGCGCACCTCCGCCGGGAGACAGGGACCAGATCGAGGCACAGCTCGACGCCGTCAAGGCGGCCGAGAGCACCGCGGCCCGCGCGCGCAGGGCCAGGTCCGCCGCGAGGTCCGCGCACGACGACGCGCGGCGCCGCGCCGACGAGGCCCACGCACGTTCCGAACGCGCCTGGCGTCACCTCGACACCGCCAGGGACACCGTCGTCACCCTCGGCGCGCCACCGGTCGACCGCACCGACCTGCGTGCCGCCTGGGCCGGCCTGCTCACCTGGCGCGACCGCGCCGCCGCCGACGAACGCGCCGCGCTCGCCGCGCAGGACACCGAGCTGGCCCGCATACGCGCCGAGCGCGACGCCTACCGCGTCCGGCTCCTGAACCGACTCGCCGAGCACGACATCGCCATCGCCGGCGACCCCACCCCCCAGGCCATCGCCGAAGCCGTCGTCACCGCCGTCACCCGGGCCGAGGCGCGGCTCGAGCGCATCAAGGAGAACCGCCGTCACGCGCGGGAACTCGCCGAGCAGGCCGCGGCCAGGGACCAGGAGGCCCGCGTCGCGCACGAGCTCGCGCAACTCCTGCGCGCCGACGCCTTCGAGCGCTGGCTGTGCGCAGAAGCCCTGGAGCTCCTGGTCGCCGCCGCGTCCGACACCCTGCGCGAGCTGTCCGACGGCCAGTACGAACTGGCCCTCGGCACCCGCAACGAGATCGAGGTCATCGACCACGCCGAAGCCGGCATGCGCCGCAACGTCCGCACCCTCTCCGGCGGCGAGACCTTCCAGGCGGCCCTCGCGCTGGCCCTGGCCCTGTCGGAGCAGGTGGCAGGCATGGGCACCACCCGCGGCCTCGACTCCATCTTCCTCGACGAGGGCTTCGGCACCCTCGACCCCGCCACCCTCGACACCGTGGCCGCCACCCTGGAACGCCTCGCCACCAGCGGCGACCGCATGGTCGGCCTCGTCACCCACGTCCCGGCCCTCGCCGACCGCGTCCCCATCCGCTACGAGATCACCCGAGACCAGAAAGGCTCCCACCTGAGAAGGGCCACCACATGA
- a CDS encoding dynamin family protein, with the protein MAVEHGQRRDGYAGDRPRSQERQAAGGGGAGDGQGQPAAGGGRAGGNGRRGHHLEGEARRYLADLVTALNEQGRTASAAGVERLADEAGGQAATVVVVGEKKRGKSSLINALVGRPELLFTDVDVATSVHVVVRYGAREHAVVVDREHPQGHEIPLEDIDTYAALDPVTQRPRAGGVEHVEVYLPAPLLAGGLALIDTPGVGGLVAGHTAITLATLAKADALLFVVNGRSELTASELRFLTLATQRVSTVMFVLTQTDRFPGWEKVLDADRELVARKVPDYAGAPWFTVSSRRKSDADKAELAGRSDTAARRYQSSGFGALEAALRDSVAGRADAVRLANTVRTALHWLRLAIIEAGNRAGTLGGDPALTARVRRQRDLLADHERRGEGWRERLERRTRAESAALRRHAGDRLEELRWTLDQRIRQGGGELHTQFPADVDAAARGLLMGFESDLRSRLSAVATAVAEEFGAEGAEAVAAELVVAVDLPPVPRAERPPRGLLDQVDRASQYVDLGTVAATAATVLIWPWLGPLVGVAIVAALARWRGRVDERANREADLRDGLERVLEGLRREMLAAADDAVARTEQALILHVGRSLARARHELTAVLEDAEEALGLEREALRARRAAADARLERLERLEERGDDILGRLDE; encoded by the coding sequence ATGGCGGTTGAGCACGGACAGCGGCGCGACGGGTACGCCGGGGACAGGCCACGGAGCCAGGAGCGGCAGGCGGCCGGTGGGGGAGGAGCCGGGGACGGCCAGGGGCAGCCGGCGGCGGGTGGGGGACGAGCCGGGGGGAACGGCAGGCGCGGTCATCACCTGGAGGGGGAGGCGCGCAGGTATCTCGCCGACCTCGTCACGGCGTTGAACGAGCAGGGGCGTACCGCCTCGGCGGCCGGGGTGGAGCGGCTGGCGGACGAGGCGGGGGGTCAGGCCGCCACGGTCGTCGTGGTGGGGGAGAAGAAGCGCGGCAAGAGTTCGCTGATCAACGCGCTGGTGGGACGGCCCGAGCTGCTGTTCACCGATGTGGACGTCGCGACCAGCGTGCATGTCGTCGTCCGGTACGGCGCACGTGAGCACGCCGTGGTGGTGGACCGCGAGCACCCGCAGGGCCACGAGATCCCTCTGGAGGACATCGACACGTACGCGGCACTCGACCCGGTCACGCAGCGGCCTCGCGCCGGCGGTGTGGAGCACGTGGAGGTGTATCTTCCCGCGCCGCTGCTGGCCGGCGGGCTCGCGCTGATCGACACCCCCGGGGTCGGCGGCCTCGTGGCGGGACACACCGCGATCACCCTGGCCACGCTGGCGAAGGCCGACGCGCTGCTGTTCGTCGTCAACGGAAGGAGCGAGCTGACCGCCTCGGAGCTGCGTTTCCTGACCCTCGCCACCCAGCGCGTCTCCACCGTCATGTTCGTCCTCACCCAGACCGACCGTTTCCCCGGCTGGGAGAAGGTCCTCGACGCCGACCGCGAGCTGGTGGCACGGAAGGTACCCGACTACGCCGGCGCGCCGTGGTTCACGGTCAGCAGCCGCCGCAAGTCCGACGCCGACAAGGCGGAGCTCGCCGGCCGGAGCGACACCGCCGCGCGGCGCTACCAGTCCAGCGGTTTCGGCGCGCTGGAGGCCGCGCTGCGCGACTCGGTGGCGGGCCGTGCCGACGCGGTACGCCTGGCCAACACCGTGCGGACGGCTCTGCACTGGCTCAGGCTCGCGATCATCGAGGCAGGGAACCGCGCGGGGACGCTCGGCGGCGACCCGGCGCTCACGGCGCGGGTGCGCAGGCAGCGCGATCTGCTGGCCGACCACGAGCGGCGCGGCGAGGGCTGGCGTGAGCGCCTGGAGCGGCGCACGCGGGCCGAGTCGGCCGCGCTGCGGCGCCATGCCGGCGACCGGCTGGAGGAGCTGCGGTGGACGCTCGACCAGCGGATCAGGCAGGGAGGCGGGGAACTGCACACGCAGTTCCCGGCCGACGTGGACGCCGCGGCGCGCGGTCTGCTGATGGGGTTCGAGAGCGACCTGCGGTCCCGGCTGTCGGCAGTCGCGACGGCCGTCGCCGAGGAGTTCGGCGCCGAGGGTGCCGAGGCGGTCGCGGCGGAGCTGGTGGTCGCGGTGGATCTGCCGCCGGTCCCGAGGGCGGAGCGTCCGCCTCGCGGTCTGCTCGACCAGGTCGACCGCGCGTCTCAGTACGTGGACCTCGGGACGGTCGCGGCCACGGCGGCCACGGTGCTGATCTGGCCATGGCTCGGCCCACTGGTCGGGGTGGCCATCGTGGCCGCGCTGGCGCGCTGGCGGGGACGCGTGGACGAGCGCGCCAACCGGGAGGCCGATCTGCGCGACGGCCTTGAGCGCGTGCTGGAGGGTCTGCGGCGGGAGATGCTCGCCGCGGCGGACGACGCGGTGGCGCGGACGGAACAGGCGCTGATCCTGCATGTCGGCCGGAGCCTGGCCCGCGCGCGCCACGAGCTGACCGCGGTGCTGGAGGACGCCGAGGAGGCGCTCGGCCTGGAGCGTGAGGCGCTGCGTGCGCGCAGGGCCGCGGCGGACGCGCGGCTGGAGCGGCTGGAGCGGCTGGAGGAGCGCGGCGACGACATCCTGGGGCGGCTCGATGAGTGA